A section of the Pseudorasbora parva isolate DD20220531a chromosome 2, ASM2467924v1, whole genome shotgun sequence genome encodes:
- the rgs9a gene encoding regulator of G-protein signaling 9a isoform X1, whose protein sequence is MTIRSDRDHGQHYRPRMSCLKKLEAIVVQMQDPSTGVKGSDQKLNVTTIPHAIAGQDIVAWISKHMNMDNDEAQAFGTMLVAFGYIYPLQEHKKLVLRPDGSLYRFQTPYFWPVQKRKAEDSDYAIYLAKRNIRKKGVLDAYEQEEYNKLHKWMNHKWDFIVMQAKEQYQAGKMRQKADRVVFDCQERAYWIVHRPPPQTHSALDVLDRHIDPNAEEKKTYDYYRRIIIYTQQAVMRSRVKSTVSLGALVKYMTTFKNHDPFLMPCLPSNPWLTDDDTYWELNMADVEVPTKMRVERWSFSFYELLNDPRGRADFKIFLKKEFSGENLAFWEAAEELKWGTAASMSEKAEHIFKTFLAPGAPRWINIDGRTMGITVKGLEHPHRYVLDGAQTHIFMLMKKDTFYRYLKSPVYKEIQKKAISPAAHNFSESQLQQNTKNRRPSLSPIITWQKEQEEKAKAEAAAGPVDIKKLMASKLDRK, encoded by the exons ATGACAATAAGATCGGACCGTGACCATGGACAACATTATCGGCCACGGATGTCCTGCCTTAAAAAG TTGGAGGCCATAGTGGTTCAGATGCAGGACCCATCGACTGGAGTGAAGGGATCAGACCAGAAGCTAAATGTTACAACCATTCCCCATGCCATCGCTG GTCAGGACATTGTTGCATGGATCTCCAAACATATGAACATGGACAATGATG AGGCTCAAGCATTTGGTACAATGTTAGTGGCATTCGGGTACATCTACCCTCTCCAGGAACATAAGAAGCTTGTCCTCAGACCAGATGGCAGTTTGTACCGTTTTCAG ACCCCCTATTTCTGGCCTGTGCAGAAACGGAAAGCTGAGGACAGCGATTACG CAATCTATCTGGCCAAGAGAAACATTCGTAAAAAGGGAGTGCTTGATGCTTATGAGCAG GAGGAATACAACAAACTCCACAAATGGATGAATCACAAATGGGATTTTATTGTGATGCAAGCTAAAGAGCAGTACCA GGCTGGGAAGATGCGTCAGAAGGCAGACAGAGTTGTATTTGACTGTCAGGAGAGAGCCTACTGGATTGTCCACAGGCCTCCA CCACAAACACACAGTGCTTTGGATGTCCTGGATCGTCATATTGATCCTAATGCAGAGGAG aaaaaaacCTATGATTATTATAGAAGAATT ATCATCTACACACAACAGGCCGTCATGAGATCAAGGGTCAAGTCTACAGTTTCTCTTGGAGC CCTGGTCAAGTATATGACAACATTTAAGAACCATGACCCGTTCCTCATGCCCTGCCTCCCCAGCAATCCCTGGCTAACGGATGATGATACTTATTGGGAACTGAACATGGCAGA tgttgaagTTCCCACAAAGATGAGAGTGGAGCGCTGGTCCTTTAGCTTCTATGAGTTGCTTAATGACCCGCGGGGCCGTGCAGACTTCAAGATTTTCCTCAAGAAGGAATTCAGTG GTGAGAATCTGGCTTTCTGGGAAGCCGCTGAGGAGTTGAAATGGGGCACAGCAGCTTCTATGTCAGAGAAAGCAGAACACATTTTCAA aacctttttggccCCTGGAGCACCACGCTGGATCAATATTGATGGCAGGACAATGGGTATTACAGTAAAGGGCTTGGAGCATCCTCACCGATATGTTCTGGACGGTGCCCAGACTCACATCTTCATGCTGATGAAAAAG GATACCTTTTATCGCTACCTGAAGTCCCCAGTTTACAAGGAGATACAGAAAAAAGCCATTTCACCAGCAGCACATAATTTCAG TGAATCCCAGCTGCAGCAAAACACCAAGAACCGCAGGCCGAGCCTCAGCCCCATCATCACCTGGCAGAAGGAGCAGGAAGAAAAAGCAAAGGCAGAAGCTGCAGCTGGACCCGTAGACATAAAAAAACTGATGGCCAGCAAACTGGATCGCAAATAG
- the rgs9a gene encoding regulator of G-protein signaling 9a isoform X2, whose product MQDPSTGVKGSDQKLNVTTIPHAIAGQDIVAWISKHMNMDNDEAQAFGTMLVAFGYIYPLQEHKKLVLRPDGSLYRFQTPYFWPVQKRKAEDSDYAIYLAKRNIRKKGVLDAYEQEEYNKLHKWMNHKWDFIVMQAKEQYQAGKMRQKADRVVFDCQERAYWIVHRPPPQTHSALDVLDRHIDPNAEEKKTYDYYRRIIIYTQQAVMRSRVKSTVSLGALVKYMTTFKNHDPFLMPCLPSNPWLTDDDTYWELNMADVEVPTKMRVERWSFSFYELLNDPRGRADFKIFLKKEFSGENLAFWEAAEELKWGTAASMSEKAEHIFKTFLAPGAPRWINIDGRTMGITVKGLEHPHRYVLDGAQTHIFMLMKKDTFYRYLKSPVYKEIQKKAISPAAHNFSESQLQQNTKNRRPSLSPIITWQKEQEEKAKAEAAAGPVDIKKLMASKLDRK is encoded by the exons ATGCAGGACCCATCGACTGGAGTGAAGGGATCAGACCAGAAGCTAAATGTTACAACCATTCCCCATGCCATCGCTG GTCAGGACATTGTTGCATGGATCTCCAAACATATGAACATGGACAATGATG AGGCTCAAGCATTTGGTACAATGTTAGTGGCATTCGGGTACATCTACCCTCTCCAGGAACATAAGAAGCTTGTCCTCAGACCAGATGGCAGTTTGTACCGTTTTCAG ACCCCCTATTTCTGGCCTGTGCAGAAACGGAAAGCTGAGGACAGCGATTACG CAATCTATCTGGCCAAGAGAAACATTCGTAAAAAGGGAGTGCTTGATGCTTATGAGCAG GAGGAATACAACAAACTCCACAAATGGATGAATCACAAATGGGATTTTATTGTGATGCAAGCTAAAGAGCAGTACCA GGCTGGGAAGATGCGTCAGAAGGCAGACAGAGTTGTATTTGACTGTCAGGAGAGAGCCTACTGGATTGTCCACAGGCCTCCA CCACAAACACACAGTGCTTTGGATGTCCTGGATCGTCATATTGATCCTAATGCAGAGGAG aaaaaaacCTATGATTATTATAGAAGAATT ATCATCTACACACAACAGGCCGTCATGAGATCAAGGGTCAAGTCTACAGTTTCTCTTGGAGC CCTGGTCAAGTATATGACAACATTTAAGAACCATGACCCGTTCCTCATGCCCTGCCTCCCCAGCAATCCCTGGCTAACGGATGATGATACTTATTGGGAACTGAACATGGCAGA tgttgaagTTCCCACAAAGATGAGAGTGGAGCGCTGGTCCTTTAGCTTCTATGAGTTGCTTAATGACCCGCGGGGCCGTGCAGACTTCAAGATTTTCCTCAAGAAGGAATTCAGTG GTGAGAATCTGGCTTTCTGGGAAGCCGCTGAGGAGTTGAAATGGGGCACAGCAGCTTCTATGTCAGAGAAAGCAGAACACATTTTCAA aacctttttggccCCTGGAGCACCACGCTGGATCAATATTGATGGCAGGACAATGGGTATTACAGTAAAGGGCTTGGAGCATCCTCACCGATATGTTCTGGACGGTGCCCAGACTCACATCTTCATGCTGATGAAAAAG GATACCTTTTATCGCTACCTGAAGTCCCCAGTTTACAAGGAGATACAGAAAAAAGCCATTTCACCAGCAGCACATAATTTCAG TGAATCCCAGCTGCAGCAAAACACCAAGAACCGCAGGCCGAGCCTCAGCCCCATCATCACCTGGCAGAAGGAGCAGGAAGAAAAAGCAAAGGCAGAAGCTGCAGCTGGACCCGTAGACATAAAAAAACTGATGGCCAGCAAACTGGATCGCAAATAG
- the cog1 gene encoding conserved oligomeric Golgi complex subunit 1 isoform X1, giving the protein MATVPAQSLRVSEIKDPTVLFERYGTDDIRTIERKVRGEIEQKKEELRQMVGERYRDLIDAADTIGEMRQCSESVVQSIQDMYRYCHKLKQAKHAPQFSGKAEGQKQSQEKFYTMASQIKLLLEIPERVWSAMESSQYLQATQLYLLCCHLHSQLHLEGGGHQYSPVLSRFPILVRQVAAAGHFRSTILLDSKSLLRGRAVSDQAIAEALVSTMLLEDSSPRQALADFLLARKASIQQLLNQPQHGSGVKAQVCSLVELLVTTLYQAYAVFYVPPEGQVSDTGLGCGLLFTTLDNVTSSTSSGKDKKVLDKEMSTGSWFKYLPPSVMNFQPVLRTLAQPIQREQLRDTLQQWIDTCKEDIRSGVSSLLVYVKSLKGLAAIRDAVWELLSSESISQHWSAVCQSLLEQPLALWDDLLQQLFLQRLQAITQEGTEGISSSSRELLSSALRDLQGQAKAGNFSRGVQYESDVAAFLWSESQGDLLSDTAWVSVAQRSPQQKSGLSMKTQALTPCVQAFCSSLDSKLKAKLDDLQHYLPSEKNGKEPSVTTSSPINRFMDAGAVEDILREHCLACVRDVLASIRAELNNAQDKTSSLNQLSSVLFMARLCQSMGELCPSLKQCILGKQGGVDPVSRGTPRQGKKLGKGSTAKAADVSPAQAKWSCLKEELLSCSMEAYGIWSSALTKALVGSFATTLHAGTAGSILGTATNWEELEIQEETESGNSIMSKIRLPVQPSWYVQSLLFHLCLEVNRVGGHALPKVTLLEILRSCLGQVVSEYERLTQSKQSKDAGLPMTQNRALQLLFDLRYLSATLGSRLEEGRSSRSQQDPRIQQVCDSLESHIDPFDLDVFTPHLNSNLNRLSQRTSVLLGLLTGTEKQFTTRTNNINSQEPYNILPLASSQIRFGLLPLSMTNSRKTNSATHGADVTRPLVAPSSASVPQDSFRPGNLFRQLADQEEESTAPSLFKLGWLSSMAK; this is encoded by the exons ATGGCAACAGTACCGGCCCAGTCTCTTCGGGTTTCGGAAATTAAAGACCCCACCGTTTTATTTGAACGGTACGGTACGGATGATATCCGCACTATTGAGAGGAAAGTGCGCGGAGAGATAGAGCAGAAGAAGGAGGAACTTCGACAGATGGTTGGTGAACGTTACCGGGATTTGATCGATGCTGCTGACACTATCGGTGAGATGAGACAGTGCTCGGAAAGTGTCGTTCAGTCCATTCAGGACATGTACCGGTACTGTCACAAACTGAAGCAGGCGAAACACGCCCCTCAGTTCAGCGGCAAAGCAGAG GGTCAGAAACAGTCCCAGGAGAAATTCTATACGATGGCATCACAGATAAAGCTCCTTCTGGAAATCCCTGAGCGGGTCTGGAGCGCAATGGAGTCCTCGCAGTACCTGCAGGCCACACAGCTCTACCTGCTGTGCTGTCACCTTCACAGCCAGCTACACTTGGAAGGCGGAGGGCATCAATACAGCCCCGTCCTTTCTCGTTTTCCCATTCTTGTGCGTCAGGTAGCAGCTGCAGGTCATTTCAG GTCTACAATTTTATTGGACAGCAAGTCTCTGCTGCGCGGCAGGGCAGTGTCTGATCAAGCGATCGCTGAAGCGCTGGTCTCCACTATGCTTCTGGAGGACAGCTCTCCTCGCCAAGCACTCGCTGATTTCCTGCTGGCTAGGAAAGCATCCATTCAGCAACTGCTCAATCAGCCCCAGCATG GTTCTGGTGTTAAAGCACAGGTTTGTTCTTTGGTGGAGCTGCTGGTCACCACCCTGTATCAGGCTTACGCTGTTTTTTATGTGCCTCCGGAGGGTCAAGTGTCCGATACTGGTTTGGGTTGTGGCCTCCTTTTTACCACCTTGGACAATGTGACTTCCAGCACATCCTCTG GGAAAGATAAGAAGGTTCTTGACAAGGAGATGAGCACAGGAAGCTGGTTCAAATACCTTCCCCCTTCAGTGATGAACTTCCAGCCTGTCCTTCGGACACTAGCACAACCTATACAAAGGGAGCAGCTCAGAGACACGCTGCAGCAGTGGATCGATAC cTGTAAGGAAGATATCCGCAGTGGAGTCAGCAGCCTTCTGGTCTATGTGAAGAGTCTAAAGGGTCTGGCTGCTATTCGAGATGCCGTGTGGGAGCTGCTCAGCAGCGAGTCAATCAGTCAGCACTGGAGTGCTGTGTGTCAGTCCCTCCTCGAACAACCTTTGGCCTTGTGGGATGACCTTTTGCAGCAGCTCTTCCTGCAGAGACTTCAG GCGATCACACAGGAGGGCACAGAAGGGATCTCCAGCAGTTCCAGAGAGCTCTTGTCTTCAGCTCTGCGGGATCTGCAGGGTCAAGCAAAAGCTGGGAATTTCAGCCGAGGAGTGCAGTATGAGAGTGACGTTGCAGCTTTCCTGTGGTCCGAGTCTCAAGGTGACCTGCTCAGCGACACAGCCTGGGTGAGTGTAGCCCAACGCAGTCCACAGCAGAAAAGTGGCCTGTCGATGAAGACCCAGGCCCTCACCCCCTGCGTTCAGGCTTTCTGCTCCTCCCTGGACTCCAAGCTCAAAGCCAAACTAGATGATCTGCAGCACTACTTGCCCTCTGAAAAAAATGGCAAGGAGCCTTCAGTGACGACTAGCTCTCCTATTAACCGCTTTATGGATGCTGGAGCAGTGGAGGACATTCTTAGAGAGCACTGCCTGGCATGTGTAAGGGACGTCCTTGCCAGCATTCGTGCTGAGCTCAATAATGCCCAGGATAAGACCAGCAGCCTCAACCAGTTAAGTTCAGTGCTCTTCATGGCCAGACTATGCCAGTCAATGGGGGAACTGTGTCCTAGTCTGAAACAATGCATCCTGGGGAAGCAGGGGGGCGTGGATCCTGTGAGCAGAGGCACTCCACGACAGGGCAAGAAGTTGGGCAAAGGCAGCACAGCCAAGGCAGCAGACGTCAGCCCAGCTCAGGCTAAGTGGAgctgtctgaaagaagaacttCTTTCATGCAGCATGGAGGCCTATGGTATCTGGAGCTCAGCACTCACCAAG GCACTTGTGGGCAGCTTTGCCACAACTCTCCATGCAGGAACCGCTGGATCCATCCTAGGTACTGCAACTAATTGGGAAGAACTGGAAATACAGGAAGAAACAGAATCAGGGAACAGCATAATGTCCAAAATACGCCTTCCTGTGCAG cCATCATGGTATGTTCAGTCGTTGCTCTTCCACCTGTGCCTTGAGGTCAATAGGGTCGGAGGTCATGCGTTACCAAAGGTTACTCTGTTGGAAATCTTGCGGAGTTGTCTAGGCCAGGTGGTGAGTGAGTATGAAAGACTCACTCAGAGCAAACAGAGCAAG GATGCAGGCCTCCCCATGACCCAGAACAGAGCTTTGCAGTTGTTGTTTGACCTTCGATATCTCAGTGCCACACTAGGGTCCCGTCTTGAAGAGGGTAGGAGTTCCCGCTCTCAGCAAGACCCAAG GATCCAGCAGGTCTGTGACTCCCTGGAAAGTCACATTGATCCATTTGACCTGGATGTTTTTACTCCACATCTAAACAGCAACCTGAACCGACTCTCACAAAGGACTTCT GTGCTTTTAGGATTGTTGACTGGCACAGAGAAGCAGTTTACAACTAGGACCAACAATATCAACTCTCAGGAACCATACAACATCCTTCCTTTGGCTAGCAGCCAGATCCG GTTTGGTTTGCTGCCACTGAGTATGACAAACTCGCGAAAGACTAATTCCGCCACACATGGAGCAGATGTCACTAGACCACTG gtGGCTCCCTCCTCTGCTTCTGTTCCCCAGGACAGTTTCCGACCTGGAAATCTCTTCAGGCAGTTAGCCGATCAAGAAGAGGAATCCACAGCCCCTTCTCTCTTTAAATTAGGCTGGCTTTCTAGCATGgccaaataa
- the cog1 gene encoding conserved oligomeric Golgi complex subunit 1 isoform X2, translating into MATVPAQSLRVSEIKDPTVLFERYGTDDIRTIERKVRGEIEQKKEELRQMVGERYRDLIDAADTIGEMRQCSESVVQSIQDMYRYCHKLKQAKHAPQFSGKAEGQKQSQEKFYTMASQIKLLLEIPERVWSAMESSQYLQATQLYLLCCHLHSQLHLEGGGHQYSPVLSRFPILVRQVAAAGHFRSTILLDSKSLLRGRAVSDQAIAEALVSTMLLEDSSPRQALADFLLARKASIQQLLNQPQHGSGVKAQVCSLVELLVTTLYQAYAVFYVPPEGQVSDTGLGCGLLFTTLDNVTSSTSSGKDKKVLDKEMSTGSWFKYLPPSVMNFQPVLRTLAQPIQREQLRDTLQQWIDTCKEDIRSGVSSLLVYVKSLKGLAAIRDAVWELLSSESISQHWSAVCQSLLEQPLALWDDLLQQLFLQRLQAITQEGTEGISSSSRELLSSALRDLQGQAKAGNFSRGVQYESDVAAFLWSESQGDLLSDTAWVSVAQRSPQQKSGLSMKTQALTPCVQAFCSSLDSKLKAKLDDLQHYLPSEKNGKEPSVTTSSPINRFMDAGAVEDILREHCLACVRDVLASIRAELNNAQDKTSSLNQLSSVLFMARLCQSMGELCPSLKQCILGKQGGVDPVSRGTPRQGKKLGKGSTAKAADVSPAQAKWSCLKEELLSCSMEAYGIWSSALTKALVGSFATTLHAGTAGSILGTATNWEELEIQEETESGNSIMSKIRLPVQPSWYVQSLLFHLCLEVNRVGGHALPKVTLLEILRSCLGQVVSEYERLTQSKQSKDAGLPMTQNRALQLLFDLRYLSATLGSRLEEGRSSRSQQDPRIQQVCDSLESHIDPFDLDVFTPHLNSNLNRLSQRTSVLLGLLTGTEKQFTTRTNNINSQEPYNILPLASSQIRFGLLPLSMTNSRKTNSATHGADVTRPLFYVA; encoded by the exons ATGGCAACAGTACCGGCCCAGTCTCTTCGGGTTTCGGAAATTAAAGACCCCACCGTTTTATTTGAACGGTACGGTACGGATGATATCCGCACTATTGAGAGGAAAGTGCGCGGAGAGATAGAGCAGAAGAAGGAGGAACTTCGACAGATGGTTGGTGAACGTTACCGGGATTTGATCGATGCTGCTGACACTATCGGTGAGATGAGACAGTGCTCGGAAAGTGTCGTTCAGTCCATTCAGGACATGTACCGGTACTGTCACAAACTGAAGCAGGCGAAACACGCCCCTCAGTTCAGCGGCAAAGCAGAG GGTCAGAAACAGTCCCAGGAGAAATTCTATACGATGGCATCACAGATAAAGCTCCTTCTGGAAATCCCTGAGCGGGTCTGGAGCGCAATGGAGTCCTCGCAGTACCTGCAGGCCACACAGCTCTACCTGCTGTGCTGTCACCTTCACAGCCAGCTACACTTGGAAGGCGGAGGGCATCAATACAGCCCCGTCCTTTCTCGTTTTCCCATTCTTGTGCGTCAGGTAGCAGCTGCAGGTCATTTCAG GTCTACAATTTTATTGGACAGCAAGTCTCTGCTGCGCGGCAGGGCAGTGTCTGATCAAGCGATCGCTGAAGCGCTGGTCTCCACTATGCTTCTGGAGGACAGCTCTCCTCGCCAAGCACTCGCTGATTTCCTGCTGGCTAGGAAAGCATCCATTCAGCAACTGCTCAATCAGCCCCAGCATG GTTCTGGTGTTAAAGCACAGGTTTGTTCTTTGGTGGAGCTGCTGGTCACCACCCTGTATCAGGCTTACGCTGTTTTTTATGTGCCTCCGGAGGGTCAAGTGTCCGATACTGGTTTGGGTTGTGGCCTCCTTTTTACCACCTTGGACAATGTGACTTCCAGCACATCCTCTG GGAAAGATAAGAAGGTTCTTGACAAGGAGATGAGCACAGGAAGCTGGTTCAAATACCTTCCCCCTTCAGTGATGAACTTCCAGCCTGTCCTTCGGACACTAGCACAACCTATACAAAGGGAGCAGCTCAGAGACACGCTGCAGCAGTGGATCGATAC cTGTAAGGAAGATATCCGCAGTGGAGTCAGCAGCCTTCTGGTCTATGTGAAGAGTCTAAAGGGTCTGGCTGCTATTCGAGATGCCGTGTGGGAGCTGCTCAGCAGCGAGTCAATCAGTCAGCACTGGAGTGCTGTGTGTCAGTCCCTCCTCGAACAACCTTTGGCCTTGTGGGATGACCTTTTGCAGCAGCTCTTCCTGCAGAGACTTCAG GCGATCACACAGGAGGGCACAGAAGGGATCTCCAGCAGTTCCAGAGAGCTCTTGTCTTCAGCTCTGCGGGATCTGCAGGGTCAAGCAAAAGCTGGGAATTTCAGCCGAGGAGTGCAGTATGAGAGTGACGTTGCAGCTTTCCTGTGGTCCGAGTCTCAAGGTGACCTGCTCAGCGACACAGCCTGGGTGAGTGTAGCCCAACGCAGTCCACAGCAGAAAAGTGGCCTGTCGATGAAGACCCAGGCCCTCACCCCCTGCGTTCAGGCTTTCTGCTCCTCCCTGGACTCCAAGCTCAAAGCCAAACTAGATGATCTGCAGCACTACTTGCCCTCTGAAAAAAATGGCAAGGAGCCTTCAGTGACGACTAGCTCTCCTATTAACCGCTTTATGGATGCTGGAGCAGTGGAGGACATTCTTAGAGAGCACTGCCTGGCATGTGTAAGGGACGTCCTTGCCAGCATTCGTGCTGAGCTCAATAATGCCCAGGATAAGACCAGCAGCCTCAACCAGTTAAGTTCAGTGCTCTTCATGGCCAGACTATGCCAGTCAATGGGGGAACTGTGTCCTAGTCTGAAACAATGCATCCTGGGGAAGCAGGGGGGCGTGGATCCTGTGAGCAGAGGCACTCCACGACAGGGCAAGAAGTTGGGCAAAGGCAGCACAGCCAAGGCAGCAGACGTCAGCCCAGCTCAGGCTAAGTGGAgctgtctgaaagaagaacttCTTTCATGCAGCATGGAGGCCTATGGTATCTGGAGCTCAGCACTCACCAAG GCACTTGTGGGCAGCTTTGCCACAACTCTCCATGCAGGAACCGCTGGATCCATCCTAGGTACTGCAACTAATTGGGAAGAACTGGAAATACAGGAAGAAACAGAATCAGGGAACAGCATAATGTCCAAAATACGCCTTCCTGTGCAG cCATCATGGTATGTTCAGTCGTTGCTCTTCCACCTGTGCCTTGAGGTCAATAGGGTCGGAGGTCATGCGTTACCAAAGGTTACTCTGTTGGAAATCTTGCGGAGTTGTCTAGGCCAGGTGGTGAGTGAGTATGAAAGACTCACTCAGAGCAAACAGAGCAAG GATGCAGGCCTCCCCATGACCCAGAACAGAGCTTTGCAGTTGTTGTTTGACCTTCGATATCTCAGTGCCACACTAGGGTCCCGTCTTGAAGAGGGTAGGAGTTCCCGCTCTCAGCAAGACCCAAG GATCCAGCAGGTCTGTGACTCCCTGGAAAGTCACATTGATCCATTTGACCTGGATGTTTTTACTCCACATCTAAACAGCAACCTGAACCGACTCTCACAAAGGACTTCT GTGCTTTTAGGATTGTTGACTGGCACAGAGAAGCAGTTTACAACTAGGACCAACAATATCAACTCTCAGGAACCATACAACATCCTTCCTTTGGCTAGCAGCCAGATCCG GTTTGGTTTGCTGCCACTGAGTATGACAAACTCGCGAAAGACTAATTCCGCCACACATGGAGCAGATGTCACTAGACCACTG TTTTACGTGGCCTAG
- the smim22 gene encoding small integral membrane protein 22: MDKSIQQDFENQFNDVVSRLQSKNMFQSDWDIASFAVFFIFIGMVLLLVLLVLIRCCCCCCCDEKPRRQKVGIDNMGMEP; this comes from the exons ATGGACAAGAGCATTCAACAGGATTTTGAGAACCAGTTCAATGATGTGGTCTCAAGACTACAATCAAAGAATATGTTTCAGTCAGATTGGGACATTGCCTCCTTTGCAGTTTTCTTCATCTTTATAG GCATGGTTCTCTTGCTGGTTCTCTTGGTTCTCATCCgctgctgttgttgctgctgctgtgaTGAGAAG CCAAGAAGACAGAAGGTGGGCATCGACAATATGGGAATGGAGCCATGA
- the rogdi gene encoding protein rogdi homolog translates to MLGAERSTLSEIAKMTAASQAERTVMEEEFNWLLKEEVHAVMKQLQDILKEASRRFSMPSPGLEGQLKQENFILGNSTMDQVKGVLTLQGEALTQADVNIKVAKSSQVMHFAFRDDKQWKLQQIQDARNHVNQALQLLSSRDESYQFKTGAEVNKLMDAIMLQLTRARNRLTTPASMTLPELSASGLMKMFTPPMPGDVMVNFYINLSKLCLTVYQLHVLQPNTTKNFKSAGSSVLHNPGAMFEYNNTKFEVSHVHKVECVVPWLNDTLVFFTISLQLCQQLKDKISVFSSFWNYRPF, encoded by the exons ATGCTCGGAGCAGAGCGATCTACTCTTTCTGAAATAGCGAAAATGACCGCCGCGAGTCAAGCAGAGAGGACTGTGATG GAAGAGGAATTCAATTGGCTGCTGAAAGAAGAGGTGCATGCGGTGATGAAACAGCTGCAGGACATTTTGAAG GAGGCGTCGAGGCGTTTTTCAATGCCATCACCAGGTCTGGAAGGACAACTGAAACAAGAGAACTTCATTCTGGGCAACTCAAC GATGGACCAGGTTAAAGGAGTCTTGACGCTACAAGGAGAAGCTCTGACTCAGGCT GATGTTAATATCAAAGTCGCTAAAAGCAGTCAAGTCATGCATTTTGCATTCCGAGATGATAAACAGTGGAAATTGCAGCAG ATCCAGGATGCTCGAAACCATGTGAATCAGGCCTTGCAGTTACTAAGCAGCCGTGACGAGAGTTATCAATTTAAAACTGGGGCTGAAGTCAATAAG CTTATGGATGCAATAATGCTTCAGTTGACCCGAGCCCGTAACAGACTCACGACCCCAGCCAGCATGACTCTTCCTGAGCTTTcagccagtggcctaatg AAAATGTTCACACCTCCAATGCCTGGAGATGTGATGGTAAACTTCTATATCAATCTCAGTAAACTGTGTCTGACCGTGTATCAACTACATGTGCTGCAGCCTAACACTACTAAG AACTTCAAATCTGCAGGAAGTTCAGTACTGCATAATCCAGGAGCAATGTT TGAATACAACAACACCAAGTTCGAGGTGAGCCATGTCCATAAGGTGGAGTGTGTAGTGCCGTGGCTGAATGACACACTGGTGTTTTTCACCATTTCCCTGCAACTCTGTCAGCAGCTCAAAGATAAG ATTTCTGTCTTCTCTAGTTTCTGGAACTACAGACCATTTTAA